From the genome of Pseudarthrobacter sp. NIBRBAC000502772:
CTCCGTGGTGGGCTTCGACGACCAGCCTGAGTCGGGCTACTTCACGCCGCCCCTGACCACCGTGCGCCAGGACTTCGAGGAACTCGGCAGGCGCTGCATGGCCGTTATGCTGAACGCCCTTGAGGGCGGCGCGGGCGCAGGCACCATCATGGTGGAGCCGGAGCTGGTTGTCCGCAGCAGCACGTCCGCTCCCGCCTGAACCCTTCCTGATCTTCCCAGCCATAACCCCGACACTTGACGTGCCAATTGTTAGCGCTCACAATTGAATCAATCCGCGCTCACCGGACCAGCTATTTGGAGGACTTCATGGACGTCACAGTGGACGGCACAGACAACTACGTCATCGGCGTGGACTACGGAACGCTTTCGGGACGGGCCGTTGTGGTCCGGGTCCGTGACGGCAAGGAACTGGGCAGCGGTGTCTTCGACTATCCGCACGCCGTGGTCACCGATGCTTTGCCGGCGGATGTGGCGGGTGATGCGGGCGACGGCGCCGGCCGGCTTCCCGGGGAATGGGCACTTCAAGTGCCGAACGACTACCGCGACGTCCTCCGCCACGCCGTCCCCGCAGCGATCGTAGACGCCGGGATCAACCCGGCGGCCGTCATCGGAATTGCCACTGACTTCACGGCCTGCACCATGGTTCCGGTCAAGGCCAACGGCACCCCGCTCAACGAACTGCCCGGCTTTGCCAGCCGCCCGCACGCTTACGTGAAGCTGTGGCGGCACCACGCCGCGCAGCCGCAGGCGGACCGGATCAATGCCCTGGCCGCCGAGCGCGGCGAAGCCTGGCTGCCGCGCTACGGGGGACTGATTTCCTCCGAGTGGGAATTCGCCAAGGGCCTGCAGTTGCTGGAAGAGGACCCGGAAGCCTACGCCGCCATGGACCACTGGGTGGAGGCGGCCGACTGGATCGTCTGGCAGCTTTGCGGCCAATACGTTCGCAACGCCTGCACCGCCGGTTACAAGGGCATCTACCAGGACGGCCGGTACCCCTCCGAGGACTTCCTCGCCGCGCTGAACCCGGAATTCAAGGACTTCGTCAGCACCAAACTCGAACACACCATCGGGCGCCTCGGCGACGCCGCAGGCTACTTGACCGCCGAGGCCGCCGCTTGGACCGGACTGCCGGAAGGCATTGCCGTGGCCGTCGGCAACGTGGACGCCCATGTCACCGCCCCGGCCGCAAAAGCCGTGGAGCCGGGGCAGCTGGTGGCCATCATGGGCACCTCCACCTGCCACGTGATGAACGGCGCCGAACTGCGGGAAGTCCCGGGCATGTGCGGCGTGGTGGACGGCGGGATCGTGGACGGCCTCTGGGGTTACGAGGCCGGACAGTCCGGCGTAGGCGACATCTTCGGCTGGTTCACCAACAACGGTGTCCCGCCGGAATACCACCAGGCGGCGGCCGCGGCAGGTCTGGGCATCCACGAATACCTCACCGAACTCGCCGCACACCAGGCCATCGGTGAGCACGGCCTCATCGCCCTGGACTGGCACTCGGGGAACCGTTCGGTGCTGGTGGACCACGAGCTCTCCGGCGTGGTGGTGGGCCAGACGCTCGCCACCAAGCCCGAGGACACCTACCGCGCGCTGCTGGAGGCCACGGCCTTCGGCACCCGCACCATCGTGGATGCCTTCCGCGATTCCGGGGTGCCCGTCAAGGAGTTCATCGTGGCCGGCGGCCTGCTGAAGAACAAGCTGCTCATGCAGATCTACGCCGACATCACCGGCCTGCAGCTTTCGACCATTGGCTCAACCCAGGGTCCGGCGCTGGGAGCGGCCATCCATGCCGCCGTTGCGGCCGGGAAGTACGCCAATATCCGCGAAGCCGCGGCCGCCATGGGCTCAGAACCCGGCGACGTCTACACACCGATCCCGAAGAACGTGGCGGCCTACGAGGAACTGTTCCAGGAATACCGGACACTCCACGACTACTTCGGCCGGGGAGCCAATGACGTGATGCACCGGCTTAAGGCCATCCAGCGCAACGCCACCAAAGTACTCGTTGCTGCCGGAGCCTCCGCATGAGCACCGCGACCGTAAAGACACCGGACACCATCGCCCGGATCCGGCAGGAAGTCTGCACCCTGCACGCCGAACTGACCCGCTACGGGCTGGTGGTGTGGACGGCAGGCAATGTCTCCGCGCGCGTTCCAGGCCATAACCTGATGGTCATTAAGCCGTCCGGCGTTTCCTACGAAGACCTCACACCCGAACAGATGGTGGTCACCGACCTCTACGGCGTGCCCGTGGATGGCGATGCGGACGGTGAGTGGGGCAACCCGCCGCTGTCGCCGTCGTCGGACACCGCGGCGCACGCATATGTCTACCGGCACATGCCCGACGTCGGCGGTGTGGTGCACACGCACTCCACCTACGCCACGGCGTGGGCAGCCCGGGGCGAGTCGATCCCGTGCGTGCTGACCATGATGGGCGATGAATTCGGCGGCTCCATCCCGGTAGGCCCGTTCGCGCTGATCGGTGACGACTCGATCGGGCAGGGAATTGTGGAGACGCTGAAGAATTCCACCTCACCCGCGGTCCTGATGCAGAACCACGGCCCGTTCACCATCGGCAAGGACGCCCGTTCCGCAGTGAAGGCCGCCGTGATGTGCGAGGAAGTGGCGCGCACCGTCCATGTCGCACGCCAGCTCGGCGAACCTATCGCCATCGACCAGTCCCGGATCGACTCCCTCTACGCCCGCTACCAGAACGTCTACGGCCAGTAACTGCCGCCGTCGGCCCAGCCCCAAACTTTCACAGGAGAAAAACATGAACAACGCCAACAGCACGTCCCTCGGCCACTACGAGGTCTGGTTCCTCACCGGCAGCCAGCACCTCTACGGCGACGACGTCCTCAAGCAGGTCGCCGCCCAGTCGCAGGAGATTGCCGCCGCGCTGAACGCCTCCTCCGACGTCCCCGTCAAGGTGGTCTGGAAGCCGGTCCTC
Proteins encoded in this window:
- a CDS encoding L-ribulose-5-phosphate 4-epimerase, producing the protein MSTATVKTPDTIARIRQEVCTLHAELTRYGLVVWTAGNVSARVPGHNLMVIKPSGVSYEDLTPEQMVVTDLYGVPVDGDADGEWGNPPLSPSSDTAAHAYVYRHMPDVGGVVHTHSTYATAWAARGESIPCVLTMMGDEFGGSIPVGPFALIGDDSIGQGIVETLKNSTSPAVLMQNHGPFTIGKDARSAVKAAVMCEEVARTVHVARQLGEPIAIDQSRIDSLYARYQNVYGQ
- the araB gene encoding ribulokinase is translated as MDVTVDGTDNYVIGVDYGTLSGRAVVVRVRDGKELGSGVFDYPHAVVTDALPADVAGDAGDGAGRLPGEWALQVPNDYRDVLRHAVPAAIVDAGINPAAVIGIATDFTACTMVPVKANGTPLNELPGFASRPHAYVKLWRHHAAQPQADRINALAAERGEAWLPRYGGLISSEWEFAKGLQLLEEDPEAYAAMDHWVEAADWIVWQLCGQYVRNACTAGYKGIYQDGRYPSEDFLAALNPEFKDFVSTKLEHTIGRLGDAAGYLTAEAAAWTGLPEGIAVAVGNVDAHVTAPAAKAVEPGQLVAIMGTSTCHVMNGAELREVPGMCGVVDGGIVDGLWGYEAGQSGVGDIFGWFTNNGVPPEYHQAAAAAGLGIHEYLTELAAHQAIGEHGLIALDWHSGNRSVLVDHELSGVVVGQTLATKPEDTYRALLEATAFGTRTIVDAFRDSGVPVKEFIVAGGLLKNKLLMQIYADITGLQLSTIGSTQGPALGAAIHAAVAAGKYANIREAAAAMGSEPGDVYTPIPKNVAAYEELFQEYRTLHDYFGRGANDVMHRLKAIQRNATKVLVAAGASA